CATACTCGGCAAGTCTTCCGAGGATTCCCTCCGTTCGAGCGCTGGACGAATGGGTCATTCAGGCGGCCTTCTGAGCGGCGATATGGCCGACATCGATGATGCCCTCGACGTCGTTTATGCCGAAGACGACGGGATCGACCTCACCCGGGAAGAATGGGAGAACGACTCCGGTTCCAAGCGCGGGGCGGTCAAGGGAAGAACCTATCCCAAGGTGGCGCGCTGGCTGGGGGAAGTGCGTCGGTTGTTCCCCACGGATATTGTGACTCTGGTACAGAAAGACGCGATCGAACGCAAGGGCCTGAAACAACTTCTGTTCGAGCCGGAAATGCTGGCCCAGGTCGAACCATCGGTCGACCTGGCTTCCATGGTACTCTCCCTCAAAAATCTGGTGCCGGAAAAGGCCAAAGCTGCCGCCCGCGATCTCGTCCGACGAGTGGTGGAAGATCTGCGAAAAAGGCTGGAATCGCGAATGCAGCAGGCCGTGCGCGGCGCGCTCAACCGCAATCAGCACAGCCCCTTTCGCAGCCTGGCCAATCTGGACTGGCAGAGGGTGATTCGTCAGAATCTCAAAAACTATAATCCCGAGTTGCAAGCATTAATCCCAGAGCATTTTTCGTTTTTCAGCCGTCAACAGAAGCGCAATGAATGGAATGTCATCATCGCCATGGATCAATCGGGCTCCATGGCTTCTTCGCTGATCTACGGCGGCGTCATGGGAGCGATTCTGGCGAGTATGCTGGCTGTGGAAACGCATGTGGTCGCATTCAATCACGAGGATGTCGTCGACCTGACGGCCGAGATGCACGATCCAGTGGACCTGCTTTTTGGCATACAACTGGGCGGGGCCGAGGATTACTGGAAAGCGACCTGCTACTGCGAACAGTTCATGCATACTCCGGCAAAAACGCTCTATATACTCTTGGCCGACCTGTATGATACCAGCCCGAATCAGCCGAAGTTTGAAAAAAGGA
The genomic region above belongs to Telmatocola sphagniphila and contains:
- a CDS encoding VWA domain-containing protein, giving the protein MSLENLQRWRLILGKSSEDSLRSSAGRMGHSGGLLSGDMADIDDALDVVYAEDDGIDLTREEWENDSGSKRGAVKGRTYPKVARWLGEVRRLFPTDIVTLVQKDAIERKGLKQLLFEPEMLAQVEPSVDLASMVLSLKNLVPEKAKAAARDLVRRVVEDLRKRLESRMQQAVRGALNRNQHSPFRSLANLDWQRVIRQNLKNYNPELQALIPEHFSFFSRQQKRNEWNVIIAMDQSGSMASSLIYGGVMGAILASMLAVETHVVAFNHEDVVDLTAEMHDPVDLLFGIQLGGAEDYWKATCYCEQFMHTPAKTLYILLADLYDTSPNQPKFEKRIEQLIEGGLKAVTLLAISDQGKPSYNHELAKKLTNLGMPCFGCSPDRLPDLLAAVLKGQDLNVFASQAESSQSPR